The genomic window TTAGCCCTCCCCCTCCTTCTTACTAAAAAGGTAATAGCATCAATCGATTCGTCTCCTTCTGCTCCCTTACATCATCTTCCATGGCAGAGTGAGAACCGTCCCCATGCATCCTATGATTCTACTAAATTCTCTTCCTTAGCTTTTAAGATAGCTTGCACACGGTCCGTTACTTCTAACTTGGAATATATCGTTGAAATATAATTTTTCACAGTACCTTCTGTTAAATAAAGTTCACGTGCAATTTTCCGATTATCTTTTCCACTTACAAGAAGCTGTAACACATCCGTCTCTCTTTGTGTGAGGCCATAGTTATGCTTCTCCGATTTTTGTTTAATAGGGTTAGATGCTGATATTCCACTTGTCCATTCTGTTACCATCTGCTTGGCGAGCTCCTGTGGAATTAAAGTTCCTCCACTATGGACTATACGAATACTTGATGCTAAATCCTCTGGTTGCATAGCCTTTAGTAAATAGCCATCAGCGCCTGCCCCTAAAGCCTCTTTAACATAGTCCATATCATGAAAAGTCGTAAGCATGATAACACTGGATTTATGCCCTAGTTGCTTAATATGTCGCAATGCCTCTATCCCAGTCATTTCTGGCATGTGAATATCCATTAATATTACATCAGGTTGGTGTTTTTTATACAAATCGATGGCTTCTAAACCGTTAGAAGCTAAACCAACAACATCGATGTCTTTCTCCCCCTTCAAAACAATTCGTAAACTGCCGCGAATTAAATCCTGATCGTCAACAATTAATACTTTAATCATGGCTTTATCCAACCTTTCTATACTTTAATGGCAACTGGCAATGCACTGTAGTTCCAATATTTTCACCAGATTTTATTTCTAACTCCCCATGATAAGCGTCAATTCGTTCGCGCATTTTAGTTAATCCGTATCCATATTGAAGATTCTCTGTACCGCGACCATTATCATGTATAGTCAAGCTAATTTGATTCGACTGAAGAGTAAGTGTAATTTGAATCTGATTAGCTCCTCCATGACGTTTTGCATTAGTTAAAGATTCCTGCATACATCTTACAAATATCATCTTAATAGGCAAAGGTACCACTACATCCGCTCCGACATGATTAAAATCAATTTTTGTCCCCGTATATAAAGCAAATTCTTCTGCTATTTTATTAAGCTTTATTAATA from Bacillus sp. HMF5848 includes these protein-coding regions:
- a CDS encoding response regulator transcription factor, with product MIKVLIVDDQDLIRGSLRIVLKGEKDIDVVGLASNGLEAIDLYKKHQPDVILMDIHMPEMTGIEALRHIKQLGHKSSVIMLTTFHDMDYVKEALGAGADGYLLKAMQPEDLASSIRIVHSGGTLIPQELAKQMVTEWTSGISASNPIKQKSEKHNYGLTQRETDVLQLLVSGKDNRKIARELYLTEGTVKNYISTIYSKLEVTDRVQAILKAKEENLVES